atggaaACACACCAAAGTGGTTGTTCcataaaatgggggttttcaTTGCTACATAACAatgaaatttaacaatacaatacaatacattttaagtaacaatcaaaacaaatattgtagGTATagtaacgatacaatacaatacaatggataacaatgatccaaacataGGGTAAGAGCCAAGTCTATTTCAGctttaataaattattcaatATGGAGTTTAAACTAAACATTGTTTGTGACTTTGATAATCAACATTAAAAATGGGGAAAATACATTAAAGAGTTAGTAAACTTTAAAACAAATCCATGtgtatgaaatttaaaataatgaagagagATAGagttataaaatgaaaaaattatctaattaCACAAAAacttttatcatatttatttattcttccaataatttaaaataattatatattatcttactaattaataattgaaTAACATACTTAAGTCAGATACGTCTAAATACATGCATATTTGATAAATCAGATACAATCTGAAATACAGTTAAATAGGAAGAAAAGGGCGAGAGGCAAGCGATAGAGTCTGTATATTCTATATACATGAGAGTcacacactagatacatgtatctgagataccaAATATATTCTGAAGTATAGATACataaggagagaggcgagcaataTTGGAGAGAGAGTGAGCTagtgtatcctagatacatgtgaatccacttggataaaatatatttataacaaaTTATACCTAATTTTGACCACATGTGTTCGAGATATATGTATCTGGACGGGTCATATACATGCATCTGGTGACCAAAATATGATAcaaattatgatttcaaaaaCTCATGGGAAGACACATAATTAGCCCCTAAAATAATAAGATTTATATtgtttcccaaaaaaattaaaattaaaatgaagagaGATAGAGGTATAAATTGGGCCACCAGCCCAAATTCTTGTTTTCTCATGTAATGGAGTTGGTATGTTGCGGTTTGAACTTGAGGCCCAAATCTTCCTTTGCTGGGCTTGACTATATTAGAATATTATGTTGGGCTCTGACCCAACACAGAAGTAGTCCATTGGACTCATAGGATTTCACATGTAtgcaaaacaaagaagaagacaaaTTATTTCGAGTCCACAAATacttaaatgaaataaataaatagttttttttgaAAGTCATGATTTTTGGAATACTAAAACCAAACACAATGTTTATGATGCTTATTGTAGGAGGCCTACCATTCTAAATTAAGTGACAAAGTGTGATTATAGACATAGATAAAACGATAATATATGTTGACGATCCTCATTTGTTTTGAGTTTTGCACTATCCACATACAATACCGGAAAAGTTTGAACTTTTATATACTTTATAGGTATTGGAGAAAGTGTCATTGTTGACGTCAAAGTTACACTCTTTACGATATTGATTAATTGTTGgacttcttcaatttcaaacaatttgaaataattagctttatatttttaaaaatattttaaagttgtttctagacagttttgtcatttttctattatataaacaatatatatatttctatatgttcataatatatagatttatataattattactattttttactattttagaAAATCATcttcaataaatatttatttgtatttgctGTATGTATTTATGGGGTCTGTTGCTGGATCTTTCTCGTATGGGAATTGGGAATAAGAGTTGGGCTGAAATTGTGAAATTTATCTCAAAATTGGGTCTGGAAATGTGTATAAGCTTTGGAGTAAAATTGACTAGATTTTCAATTGAAGAAACGATCAATGGATTGCAAATTTTGTCAAGTGAATTAAGaatttagttaaaattaaatttaatcagCGAATTCAGCTAAAagttaaataagacgaattaattaACGAACTTCTTAatcctaataaaataaaataattaacttaattataaactaattaattcgaAAGGATAATCTACTAATtgaattaaactaattaacaataatatttaattttaaaacaaaatattttgattttttttttaatatttaaaaaggaTTATATATAATGCCTTAGCAGATAATTAGCTCCCCTAAATCAATTGGTCCATCAAGTCATTTGATTAGACGAGAATATTAGTGTTtgcattgaaattttgtgggactctacaagatgtgTTAGATTCGAATTGGGACTCTAGAATgtgtgttcagtttcaattagaattcttggaggctactcaaccctaaaccttagTTCATGTCaatataaagggtactaaattcccttaaaagaCATCTCGAATATCCCGCAAATTCATGGAGTATTCaagtcaaatctaaatcatcctagttcgagatATACGCCACTAACGGCACTCGAATCATGAATAAATCTTATGAGAGGAGAATCAAGGAATCAACAGATTTGTATCcgcaatcttgatgaataaaattatattttttcatatttttttgtaattgtaatttattttctgtcactttaaattttgttgCAAACAATAAGTTTGGAAAATTATTTCATCAtataatatgcaaaaatttaATTGGATGAACAAAATGGAAGTGATATATTGTTGCAACCTTCTTCTTTCCAAGTTAaatagttgaatttttttattgctctactgattttttttattacatttgaTTGCTACATTTAATTGGATTTTGTGagatttctttcattttcttaacgtttttgattttgtatttaCTCAAATAATTGATAATATTATGTTTGGAAATATTTCATGATATAAACATAGTAAATAGTATATTTCTACATTTAGTTAAGAAATTGATGAGAttagatttgaaataatttcatGATATAAACAGTATATCGTTACAATTTTAGGAGAAGATGTAATAAAgaccaaacaaagcatattcCTCATTTAATAATGTAATTATCTAGTACCATTCAGATTTTTAAGAAGTTAAACATgaaattatagaaaaaaataaatgcaaTCTTCAGTATTATGTTGACTCTATTGATATTCTATGGTCAAACTATCCTTTTGGATTTTACTTGGAATGATCAACtaacatttattaaaataaaaataataactttttttaattctattagTCAATGTTTCAAAGATTAAATTAATATCATGTGCAAATAGTCAATTCAAAGTTTTACTATATAACATCTTTCTCATACTAGGCAAATGAGATATATAGATGTTCAAAAAACATAATTAGCACTGATACAACAAGTAAATCAAGTAAGTTCATTACCTAGTACATACTTTCATGTTTTGATAGCTAATtgaaatttaaagttttttttttttaattttatgttgcGTAAATTACGTGTGTTGCTCAAGTATTGTTGTATTTACATGTTTCCTAACATCCATGCCTATAAAAATAAACGAATATACTCAGGTAATGTTGATGCATCAAGGAGTTACTCGacaaattttattgatattatATCTTCTTCTCAATTATGGCGGGGTTCAAGGAAAAACAATGTTATCtaaaattgagaaattagaGTTGGAGGAACACCTTAAACTTCTCAACAAGCCATCAATCAAAACAGTTAAGGTATATATTTCACGCTAAAAAAATTACTACATTTAAAAATCTGGTGAGTAATTATTGTATTCATGTGTTAATATTAATTGTAACAAAGATAAGTATCTTTCAATCCCATAGTTTTTGTCCAtgaagattttaaaaattatctatCTATCTTTTGTTTATTCactttattcaaatttttaaaattgatgtGGTAATTAAAAGTTTTGAACTTTCTACAAATGTGTAATCAATGATTTACTTTGAATAATTAAGAAAGGAATAccaataaatttgataaaagtcTATTATAACCTTTGAAACTAAAATATCAGTAAACATTACGTTATGATTCTCAAAGTAAATATGGAGTTATGTagaattgaaaatttaaaatgatgtttacAATCTATAGacttttgttttctattttttttttaaaaaaaacattttgtgCATAATAGAATTTGATCATCCGTTATTAAAGAATGGtgtttacaaattattttattttggttctCAGAGTAAGTCTGGAGATACATATAATTGTGTGGATTTCTACAAGCAACCAACATTGGATCATCCGTTattaaaaaatcacaattttcatCCAGAGGCATGTGTCTACTCCACTTTACTTTtcaactttataataatatcattaattttttatgttttgaatgGATAGATGAAACCTACTCTCGTTAGGTCAAAACAGAATTCAAGTGCCTCTGCATCTGATTGGTCGTCAAGGATATGGTCCGAAGATGGTGGTTGTCCTTTTGGAACGGTtcccattaaaaaaattattaaagaaGATCTTATTAGACAAAGAAATATGCCATCACCAGAAGATCATGTAACATCTGATCCTGAACTGACTACGGTAAAAAATGTTACATTAATTCACTATATTGCCTTAAATAGTATAATCATGCTTTCAATTGCAATCGAATATGTTAAGCACCgctacatatatattcgtccttCATAGTAACAAGTCTCATGTGTTTTATTGTTTATACACAGATTAACGATGTATCTTCACAAGTATACAAGgtatgtatattatttttctattgtttgAATAACACATGTTAAATTgatcataataatttttttaggtaTTGCACATCAAAATGTGATTCTTTGACCTCAAgtacattatataaaaaaattaaatgaatatatatatatatatatattttaacaaatatttttatttttgtatttagcTTGCAATAGTTCGAATTCCAAAAAATCCACATAACAAATTTGGGGGAGCTGGAATGGCCACTAGTTTATGGAATCCCCTTGTTGAAGGTCAGCAACACAGTGCATGTcgattgaaaattcaaaaaggaTCAGACATCTTACAAGTTGGTTGGAGAGTAAGTTCAATACCTTTTATTGATAATTAGattattttacttgtcattgttttatttatttgaaatttaagttttttttttaaattttaaaaagatagaCAGGGGAAAGAAAGATGGAAGAGGTGTATGTGTACGAGAGGGGGAGAtcagaaaattaaatattacaCCTCTAAGAAGCaagttataataaatatatattgatgaaaTCGTGACACACAAAGtaatgttatttattttgttcattAAGTCAAATACATATTTCTTGTTTCAGGTTGATCCAACTCTATATAGTGATAATAAGACTAGGCTTTTTGTGCATTTTCAGGTATGGTGCCTAATTAGTTACTctacttatttttgttttgtgttcataaaattaacattttccccctttagctatttacttttacatttaatAGGCTGGTAATAAACAATGTTTCAATGTACTATGCTCGGGATTTGTATTAGTAAGCCATGATACACCTATTGATatggtttttgaagatatttCACAACCTGGACAAGGGGGTTCATGGGAAGCCACAATGTACATCGAACGGGTaccttttttgttttatataattttcttaaaaagtttTGAAAGCTATAAATACTAATGCATACGTTTTGCTTTTGGATCAAAGGATAATGTCAGTGGAAACTGGTGGTTTTTATTTGAGGAAAGTTATAAGCAAATTGGTTTTTGGCCTCAACAAATCTTCACTGACTTAAGAGGCTTTGCTGATAACATTGAGTGGGGAGGCGTCGCATATAGTCCACCAGGTGTCCCTAAACCTCCAATGGGCTCAGGTATATTTCCTGTTGGAACTACTGATGATGCTTATTGTAGGAGGCTTAGTGTTTTAAATGATGACGGTGCTACAATAGATGTAGATAGAACAACAAtatatgttgatgatcctaattTGTATCGAGTTTTGGATTATCCACATTTCAAACCTGGAAAGTTCCAACATGTTGCATTGTATGGGGGGCCGGGAGAAAGTCATAAACTCTAAATGTATGCTATTTACTcataaatgtcaaaaaatatGAAGTTAGTTTCGAAGCAAATATCACCTATTATGATTGCTACGATCCATTTTTAACTTGGTTAAATATTTcataactatttatttaaaaaagagaaTCGTCATctaattttaaatgaaattgtGAAACCATTTTGAAAATgggtatttaaaattttgattttgtaaacTAGAGAAAAGGGGTAAGTGCTCCGATATTTCGGCAAGGAAGATATTAGACATCTCGAGAAATTCATAATTACGATTAATCGATAGATTTCATCATTTTGTGGTTAAAAAGGTATAATTTAACTGGAAAGTAGAGttccaaataaaaatagagcccataaagttctaaaatttcTTGGAACATAGTGAATTTGATTTAACAATATTAGGCTCGAAATAGACTGAAACTTGGGACAAcaatatgaagaaaaagaaagttttAGAAATGTTTGGGCCTTagctctttttaaaaataaatctagtAATTTCCTGATTTGAATCTAAGAGCAAGATAGGAGGGAGGctcactagatacatgtattaaGATACAAAATATGTTcagaaatataaatacataagaAGAGAGACAAACGAGATAGAAAGGAGTGAGAGAGAGAGTTAATATATCTAAGATACATGCGAATTCATTTAGATACAACGCATTAGTAACAAATTATACCTAAATATGGCACGACTTGTAATTTCAAAGACTCATAGAAAGACACATAATTAAACCCTAGAATAACAAGATTTGTGTTGTTTGCCcaattttaaaaagggaaacttacataaatatattatattaaaaaaatatttaccatttatagcaataacattttttttttcacttgatcacttttaatacatttataatacaattttaatacatattacaaagaacaatttattattcacatatgatacaagttttattgatggataatacatttatcacacaagtaatttttattaaaaggtatcaatccaagtaatttttccttttaaaaaaaataaattaaaaaaatgaagatagaTAGTGTTATAAAATTGGGCCACCAGCCCAAATTCTTGTTTTCTCAAGTAATGGACTCATAGGATTTCATATGTatgcaaaagaaagaagaaaaattatttcgaGTCCACAAATacttaaatgaaataaataatttatttattttgaaagttAAGATTTTTGGAATACTAAAACCAAACACAACGCTTATGATGCTTATTGTAAGAGGCTTGCAGTTTTATATTAAATGATAAAGGTGTGATTAATATAGACATAGATAGAATGACAATATATATGTTGACGATCCTTATTTGTATTGAGTTTTAGATTACTATAGTACCGGAAAAGTTCAAATGTCATCATCGTTGACACTCAATTTTCACCCTCCacgatattaattaattattaagcatttttaatttcaaataattagctttataaaattcaaaaatattttctagccaagtttgtcatttttatattaaataagcgatgtatatatttcataataatatatagatttatattattattacttacttcatttgaatattttaaaatagtgttTTTAAGTTTTAACTAAGTAGTCCAATATAAATTCCTCATCTTCTCCAAGAACTCAACACACAGGCCACAGCTAGCTGCTCGGCAAAAGGTAATATTCCTTAATTAACAAAGTTAAAACTATTATTTATTGGCAAATAAGTAGTAAATATAATAACAAAGTTAAAACTATTATTTATTGGCAAATACAATATCGACTTTATTACAATGGATATAAAAAGCACACTAAATGAAATACAACATCTTATTTATTACTACAATCGAAATACATCATCTTATTTATTACAATGAAAAAGTAGAATAAAAAGCATCCTAAGGTACAATACGACTATAATCACGGCGACACTCTGGACATGTCATGTTCGTACTCATCCACGTAGATATGCAGTCATGATGGTATACATGACTGCATGGGAGGATAAGTACGGACTCAGTCTGTGCGAACTCACTCAGACAAACTTGACATGTCCGATCCCGTCCGTGAAACCAATTCCTTCTTGTACCGAATACGGTACACGAAGGAATAAACTAATGACCCGTCTAAGACGTTGCGCAGCGGCGTCACGTCTGATCCTATAACGGATCTCCCAGTAAACTAtaagtaaaaaaacaaaaaataatcctAGAAACCCCACAATATAGAGGGCTAGATAAGATCCAAAACCATACCATTTTGCATTTTGGGCGTTGACACAATCAACGCAGTAGAGGGCAATGATCTGTTTCAccacaagaagaaaaaagaaatagttaCTAATTTACTTTGGTTCTTATAAATTATGATTTGTTAAACctaacaaaaataacttaattgatGAGTATTAggataatataatttatatcgttaattagtttagtttaattaatagttaaaatatagagttaattagtttattattttatttctttgagaTTAagattatcattaattaattaatattaaaacatCTTATCTATTGGAAACGAAGCTGATATATGCGCCTGCATACACTGATATACAACTGTTGTATACCAAAAACGGAAATTGAGCCAAAAGCCCAAAACAGCAGCAAGATTGGACCAAAAAGGGCCTAAATTCATCTTCTCCTTTACTCTCTCAATTATTTGATTGTagatatttattgtttgttttgattaattcaaactgttaattaacttaattaaattccctTAAAGACTAGTCATTTTTGTTATGATGATTTATTCCATTTAATTGTTTTTACTTAATTATCTCTATTTACTTGATCATTTTTTGATAAAGTTTACTTTCTTCCTAAATTACTTCAAGTGTTTTAAGTCAATTTCTCttcaaatgatttttaaatatctttattatttttaagtaaattttcttaaagttagtgaataaaattttcaagtcaCCGGATAGTCATGTGTTAGCGGACATTTCAAGTGCCTTAAAATCTTTCTTAAAACGTAAACAAGAACCTCGTATccttttctctaaattttgtaggtttaattttgttaatgtctttctcttaatttctttaaaaaattaagttgtgactttttttctaagtattttccTCAAAAGGTTTTACActttagaacatttcaaaaagtgttttttctaaagatagtaaaGCTGCGACATAAGCAATTCTAATTTCTATTTTCATCACTCATTATATTCAATTTTCTACCAGATATATTTAAGACAATAATTAAATAGAAGActataaataatctaattaaCATATGAAGTGAAGATTTTACGTACCATAAATAAGTACATCGTAATCCTAGTAGCCATCATAAGGTATAGCTGtaccaacaaaaagaaagatttaattaagtttttaaatatttttttaacacaGTAATCCTAAATGCAGAATAGGA
This genomic stretch from Solanum stenotomum isolate F172 chromosome 10, ASM1918654v1, whole genome shotgun sequence harbors:
- the LOC125843212 gene encoding uncharacterized protein LOC125843212 — translated: MPIKINEYTQVMLMHQGVTRQILLILYLLLNYGGVQGKTMLSKIEKLELEEHLKLLNKPSIKTVKSKSGDTYNCVDFYKQPTLDHPLLKNHNFHPEMKPTLVRSKQNSSASASDWSSRIWSEDGGCPFGTVPIKKIIKEDLIRQRNMPSPEDHVTSDPELTTINDVSSQVYKLAIVRIPKNPHNKFGGAGMATSLWNPLVEGQQHSACRLKIQKGSDILQVGWRVDPTLYSDNKTRLFVHFQAGNKQCFNVLCSGFVLVSHDTPIDMVFEDISQPGQGGSWEATMYIERDNVSGNWWFLFEESYKQIGFWPQQIFTDLRGFADNIEWGGVAYSPPGVPKPPMGSGIFPVGTTDDAYCRRLSVLNDDGATIDVDRTTIYVDDPNLYRVLDYPHFKPGKFQHVALYGGPGESHKL